One window of Chryseobacterium indologenes genomic DNA carries:
- a CDS encoding DUF4403 family protein has protein sequence MKFVKILFLLAGISIFGQTGVNNQLAAYNFPKIKSSITMPVTIPLSELSNMINASVKDLVYQDDSYTDNNNDQFKVKVWKTRPIRLVGGTSQNLLIEVPLKIWAEKGIGTLGVYTYQNTTFETVMSFNTTVTFRNNWTITTNTQPNGFRWVTKPVLDYGRIQIPITSIVEKSLKEQQEKFCKTIDQQMATQLNFQQYALMAWNTFLQPFNISEEYNTWLKVSPVGVNITPLKFYGNQINATLGVDIYSETFTGSKPAASSPATSVANFNSTPTVADKFILQTTANIPFTEASNMARKTFLNKEFDIRDSKVKVTDIRVYGVDNRVVIEAQTDGYIKGTAIISGIPVYDDAKRKIVLSETKFKLKTINILQKTASLLFQGKIVKMIEEEYGIPTQELEETSRKSIEEAFNKEYYKGLKMNGKVFNLKPSKILLSSTGITAVIDTNASLKLLVNGF, from the coding sequence TTGAAATTCGTTAAAATATTATTTTTATTAGCAGGTATCAGCATTTTTGGTCAGACCGGTGTTAATAATCAGCTGGCGGCTTATAATTTTCCAAAGATAAAGTCCAGTATTACCATGCCTGTGACGATTCCTCTTTCCGAACTGAGCAATATGATCAATGCTTCTGTGAAAGACCTTGTTTACCAGGATGATTCTTATACTGACAATAATAATGATCAGTTTAAAGTGAAAGTATGGAAAACAAGACCTATTCGTCTTGTAGGCGGAACCAGCCAGAATTTACTGATTGAAGTTCCATTAAAAATATGGGCAGAAAAAGGAATCGGAACTCTGGGAGTATATACTTATCAGAATACTACCTTTGAAACCGTAATGTCATTCAATACAACCGTTACTTTTAGAAATAACTGGACCATTACCACCAATACACAACCCAATGGCTTCAGATGGGTAACAAAACCCGTCCTTGATTACGGAAGAATACAGATTCCTATTACTTCCATTGTTGAAAAAAGTTTAAAAGAACAACAGGAGAAATTCTGTAAAACGATAGACCAGCAAATGGCCACACAGCTGAATTTCCAGCAATATGCCTTAATGGCCTGGAATACATTTCTACAGCCTTTCAATATCTCTGAAGAATATAATACATGGCTGAAGGTAAGTCCGGTGGGAGTCAATATTACTCCTTTGAAATTTTATGGAAACCAGATCAATGCTACGCTTGGTGTTGATATTTATTCAGAAACTTTTACAGGGAGCAAACCCGCAGCTTCTTCACCTGCAACCAGTGTTGCCAATTTCAATTCCACTCCTACTGTTGCGGATAAGTTTATTTTACAGACTACAGCCAATATTCCTTTTACAGAGGCAAGCAATATGGCAAGAAAAACATTTCTAAATAAGGAATTCGATATCCGTGACTCTAAAGTGAAAGTAACTGACATCAGGGTATATGGAGTTGATAACAGAGTGGTTATTGAAGCTCAGACCGATGGCTATATAAAAGGTACGGCCATTATTTCCGGAATTCCGGTGTATGATGATGCAAAAAGAAAAATTGTTTTATCAGAAACCAAATTTAAACTAAAAACTATCAATATTCTTCAGAAAACAGCTTCTCTCCTGTTCCAAGGGAAAATTGTAAAAATGATTGAAGAGGAATATGGTATACCAACCCAGGAGCTGGAAGAAACATCAAGAAAAAGTATTGAAGAAGCTTTTAATAAAGAATACTATAAAGGTTTAAAGATGAACGGGAAAGTATTCAATCTGAAGCCCAGTAAAATTCTACTCAGCAGTACAGGAATTACAGCCGTTATCGATACAAATGCTTCATTAAAGTTACTTGTCAACGGATTTTAA
- a CDS encoding prolyl oligopeptidase family serine peptidase, whose translation MKQLIFIIISIFYSFFLNAQKSNLAPSIVATDEYFGTKIVDKYRNLENLDNPSTKKWMKEQTDYTNSILGKIPKRKFYLNQRLEFDQRQGYSISNLNITNNDKYFYLKKNGNEKVAKLYYRERFSGEEILLYDPANYKSNEQNHQFVINYISPDLVGNRVVIAMAEKGKELSEVIIMDVKSKYIYPEVIINTAPANIGGINWLDDNSGFFYTYFPIKDPKSSDFYKNAQVILYKIGTDPKKVVDVFSASNNPELKMDEKKAPIILDSNDRFYIGMLLDNEYYRQTFIIAKQDLLEGKRTWKPLYNKEDKVRSLQLSDNDLFFLSQYNSQNYTLCKTNLVKPDFRNPEVLIPEKEDEVIGQYRVTKDGIYYTTTKNGVEAKLYQYKEGKDSSIEPPYPSGSISLKAKGKDFSEIWVSCSGWANEEQRFRYDLRTGLFSPESLTPITDYPEFRDIIVKEITVKARDGEEIPLSLIYNKNIKMNGKNPVLIDSYGAYGYSRTPFFSRIYLLWANQGGIFAIAHVRGGGEKGKKWRLGGYKETKPNTWRDLIDCTEYLINEKYTSKDKVAIWGASAGGITVGRAITERPELFKAAILEVPSINTLRNVLSMDINSEEYGNIKDPKEFKALQEMDAYYHIKKGVKYPATFITAGINDPRVAAWEPVKFAAKLMADNGSKNPVLLQVDYEGGHGNNTTAAHGHANLSDIFAFAFWQLGHPDYQPQNQKK comes from the coding sequence ATGAAACAATTAATATTTATCATTATTAGCATTTTCTATTCTTTTTTTCTAAATGCTCAAAAAAGTAATCTAGCTCCTTCTATTGTGGCAACAGATGAATATTTTGGGACCAAGATTGTAGATAAATATAGAAATTTGGAGAACTTAGATAATCCTTCAACGAAAAAATGGATGAAGGAGCAAACAGATTATACCAACTCTATTCTTGGTAAGATTCCAAAAAGGAAGTTTTATTTAAATCAAAGACTGGAATTTGATCAAAGACAAGGTTACTCAATTTCGAATTTAAATATAACTAATAATGATAAATATTTTTATTTAAAGAAAAATGGCAATGAGAAAGTTGCCAAACTATATTACCGGGAGAGGTTTTCTGGAGAAGAAATACTTCTTTATGATCCCGCTAATTATAAAAGTAACGAACAAAATCATCAATTTGTTATTAATTATATTAGCCCCGATTTAGTTGGAAATAGGGTAGTTATTGCGATGGCTGAAAAAGGAAAAGAACTTTCGGAGGTTATTATTATGGATGTAAAAAGCAAATACATCTACCCCGAAGTCATTATTAATACAGCACCTGCAAATATAGGAGGAATAAATTGGTTGGATGATAATTCTGGCTTTTTCTATACATATTTTCCAATAAAAGATCCTAAGTCTTCTGACTTCTATAAAAATGCACAAGTTATTTTATACAAAATAGGAACAGACCCAAAGAAAGTGGTAGATGTTTTTTCCGCCAGTAATAATCCAGAACTAAAAATGGATGAAAAGAAAGCTCCTATTATTTTAGACTCTAACGACAGATTTTATATTGGAATGCTGCTTGATAATGAGTATTACAGGCAAACATTTATAATTGCAAAGCAAGATTTGCTAGAAGGGAAAAGAACGTGGAAGCCCCTTTATAATAAAGAAGATAAAGTGAGATCTCTACAACTCTCTGATAATGATTTATTTTTCTTGTCCCAATATAATTCTCAAAACTATACACTTTGTAAGACCAACCTGGTAAAACCAGATTTTAGAAATCCTGAAGTGCTTATTCCTGAAAAAGAAGACGAAGTTATTGGGCAATACAGGGTAACTAAAGATGGTATCTATTATACTACAACTAAAAATGGAGTTGAAGCAAAGCTATATCAGTATAAGGAAGGTAAAGATAGTTCGATTGAACCTCCCTATCCATCTGGCAGTATTAGTTTAAAAGCAAAAGGGAAAGATTTTTCAGAAATCTGGGTTAGCTGCTCAGGATGGGCAAATGAAGAACAACGTTTTAGATATGATCTGAGAACTGGTTTGTTTTCTCCTGAAAGTTTAACTCCAATTACAGATTATCCCGAATTTAGAGATATTATAGTTAAAGAAATCACTGTAAAAGCAAGAGACGGAGAAGAAATACCATTATCTCTTATATATAATAAAAATATTAAGATGAATGGTAAAAATCCTGTATTAATAGATTCTTATGGAGCATATGGATATTCTAGAACCCCATTTTTTTCTAGAATTTATTTATTATGGGCTAATCAGGGAGGAATTTTTGCAATAGCCCATGTGAGAGGAGGTGGTGAAAAAGGAAAAAAGTGGCGTTTAGGGGGATATAAAGAAACGAAACCTAATACGTGGAGGGATTTGATAGACTGTACAGAATATTTAATTAATGAAAAATATACCTCAAAAGATAAAGTTGCAATTTGGGGAGCTAGTGCAGGAGGAATAACTGTAGGAAGAGCAATAACAGAAAGACCTGAACTTTTTAAAGCTGCAATTCTGGAAGTTCCATCTATTAATACATTGAGGAATGTGCTTAGTATGGATATTAACTCAGAGGAATACGGAAACATAAAAGATCCAAAAGAATTTAAAGCTCTGCAGGAGATGGATGCATATTACCATATAAAGAAAGGAGTTAAATACCCTGCTACGTTTATAACAGCAGGAATAAATGATCCAAGAGTAGCTGCATGGGAGCCTGTGAAATTCGCTGCTAAGTTGATGGCTGATAATGGTTCTAAAAATCCAGTACTACTTCAAGTAGATTATGAAGGAGGTCACGGAAATAATACAACTGCCGCTCATGGGCATGCTAATCTATCAGATATTTTTGCTTTTGCCTTCTGGCAATTAGGACATCCTGACTACCAGCCTCAAAATCAAAAAAAATAA
- a CDS encoding lantibiotic dehydratase family protein, which produces MSRFPYHFFEEYVVRTPMLSYKSFQEKYYKEEVLDEELKEVYNDPVFQESIYLASPDLYVALRKWIDSEKEFSPKEYQRLNYTFLKYYSRMSTRSTPFGLFSGVKLGKFKDKTAATKNQKLAIIDQIRDTKLDMHFLVGLANHFVKTPKIADQLLFYPNNSIYKIGNKIRYIEYQQLDGKREHIISSALISDELQSILDFSKPGKTIHQISKILINAEITIEDAKEFVEELINNQILVSELEPNVSGKDFLDTIISILNRIKAKKEVEILILIKRKLEELDQEIANSVCKYVEVEELIESFEIEYEQKYLFQTDLYFKDIFELAPSWKRKLKQGISFLNKITFKKNENEFSMFKKAFSERFESQEISLLYVLDPEVGIGYKQNVSIKGMHPYLDDLKISNSKKQEDLHIKFNPVHKVLNEKLQDALLEDLYKIELTDEDFKDFNENWNDLPDTISFFAEIITDSNQEKLCLNNSTGSSAGNLLGRFCSEKAEIQHLTKTIADKEEEINSEFILAEIIHLPESRIGNIIRRPTLRQYEIPYLAQSLLPAENQIQVEDLYISLKNDRIVLRSKKLDKEIKPYLTNAHNYRANTLPVYHFLSDLYSQDMKSGLYFSWGGLEHIYTFLPRIEYNDIILSKARWKITERAISFLESSILDKKDFLLKIKEWRQKRKIPVWIQWVKFDNTLTINLENYDMAKLFIQTIKREKTIVIEEFLCNENDDFKHEFVFPMYKDKPLKND; this is translated from the coding sequence ATGTCTCGTTTTCCATATCATTTTTTTGAGGAGTATGTTGTACGTACTCCTATGTTATCATACAAAAGCTTCCAAGAAAAGTACTATAAGGAAGAAGTTCTGGATGAAGAATTAAAAGAAGTATATAATGATCCTGTTTTTCAGGAATCCATCTATCTTGCGTCACCTGATTTATATGTGGCATTAAGAAAATGGATTGACTCAGAAAAAGAATTTTCACCCAAAGAATACCAAAGACTAAATTATACCTTTTTGAAATACTATAGCCGGATGAGTACACGCAGTACACCATTCGGCTTATTTTCTGGAGTCAAACTGGGAAAATTCAAGGATAAAACTGCTGCAACTAAAAATCAAAAATTAGCGATTATTGACCAAATTAGAGATACTAAACTTGATATGCATTTTTTGGTTGGTTTGGCTAATCATTTTGTGAAAACTCCGAAAATAGCAGATCAGCTTTTATTTTATCCTAATAACAGTATTTACAAAATAGGTAATAAAATAAGGTATATTGAATATCAACAATTAGATGGGAAAAGAGAACACATTATTTCATCTGCTTTAATTTCTGACGAATTACAGAGTATATTGGATTTTTCGAAACCAGGTAAAACCATTCATCAAATTTCAAAAATCCTTATTAATGCTGAAATTACAATTGAAGATGCTAAAGAATTTGTAGAAGAACTTATCAATAATCAAATACTTGTAAGCGAATTAGAACCTAATGTTTCAGGAAAAGATTTCTTAGATACTATTATCTCTATTTTAAACAGAATAAAAGCTAAAAAAGAAGTTGAAATTTTAATTTTGATAAAAAGAAAACTAGAAGAATTAGATCAGGAAATTGCGAATTCAGTTTGTAAATATGTTGAAGTTGAAGAATTAATTGAATCTTTTGAAATAGAATACGAGCAAAAATATTTATTTCAAACAGATTTATATTTTAAGGACATCTTTGAGTTGGCACCCAGTTGGAAAAGGAAACTTAAACAAGGGATTAGCTTCTTAAACAAAATTACTTTTAAGAAAAATGAAAATGAATTTTCAATGTTTAAAAAAGCTTTTTCCGAGAGATTTGAATCACAGGAAATATCTTTATTGTATGTTCTTGATCCTGAGGTTGGAATTGGTTACAAACAAAATGTTTCAATCAAAGGAATGCATCCTTATTTAGATGATCTGAAAATTTCAAATTCTAAAAAACAGGAGGATTTACATATTAAATTTAACCCGGTTCATAAAGTTCTTAACGAAAAGTTGCAAGATGCATTATTGGAAGATTTGTATAAGATTGAGTTAACGGATGAGGACTTTAAAGACTTCAATGAAAATTGGAATGATTTGCCTGATACAATTTCTTTTTTTGCAGAAATTATTACGGATAGTAATCAAGAAAAACTATGTTTAAATAATAGTACAGGGAGCAGTGCCGGGAATCTGTTGGGCAGATTTTGTTCAGAAAAAGCAGAAATACAACATTTGACAAAAACCATTGCGGACAAAGAGGAAGAAATAAATTCAGAATTTATTTTGGCAGAAATTATTCATTTGCCGGAATCAAGAATAGGAAATATAATAAGAAGGCCAACCTTAAGGCAGTATGAAATCCCTTATTTAGCTCAATCGCTGTTGCCAGCAGAAAATCAAATACAAGTAGAAGATTTGTATATTTCTTTGAAAAATGATAGGATTGTATTACGTTCAAAAAAATTGGATAAAGAAATAAAACCTTATCTGACAAACGCTCATAATTATCGTGCGAATACTCTGCCTGTCTATCATTTTTTATCTGATCTGTATTCTCAAGATATGAAATCAGGTCTTTATTTCAGTTGGGGAGGATTGGAACATATTTATACGTTTTTACCAAGGATAGAATATAATGATATTATTCTTTCAAAAGCTCGGTGGAAGATAACAGAAAGAGCTATTTCATTTTTGGAATCATCGATTTTAGATAAAAAAGACTTTTTACTAAAGATAAAAGAGTGGAGACAAAAAAGAAAAATTCCAGTATGGATTCAATGGGTAAAATTTGATAACACTTTAACAATAAACCTTGAAAATTATGATATGGCAAAGCTTTTTATACAAACTATAAAAAGAGAGAAGACAATTGTTATTGAAGAATTTTTATGTAATGAAAATGATGATTTTAAGCATGAATTTGTATTTCCTATGTATAAAGATAAACCACTGAAGAATGACTGA
- a CDS encoding homoserine kinase: protein MKKVKLKVPATVANLVCGFDILGMAVHDPYDEMEFRLLDTPEIIIKHTDSFGLPEEPSENVAGIVLLKIQEYFNLKNGFEVIIHKHIKPGSGLGSSAASAAGAAFGANILLGNKLSKEEMVYFAMFGEELASGVRHADNIAPCIYGGITLVKSTNPIDIIPLNSPDLFVTAVHPQVEVKTSDARQILKKNITLKSAVEQWGNIAGLVAGIQKNDFPLIGRSLNDVIIEPIRSILIPKFDEIKTRSLQLRALGGGISGSGPSIFMLSEQEKTAEKIAQMMKSVYDEIEIESPVYVSKINPTGIQVVEEN from the coding sequence ATGAAAAAAGTAAAATTAAAAGTCCCTGCTACTGTTGCCAATCTGGTTTGCGGATTTGATATTCTGGGAATGGCAGTGCATGATCCTTATGATGAAATGGAATTCAGATTATTGGACACTCCTGAAATCATTATAAAACATACTGATTCTTTTGGACTTCCGGAAGAGCCCTCAGAAAATGTTGCCGGGATTGTCTTATTGAAAATTCAGGAATATTTTAATCTGAAAAATGGTTTTGAAGTGATTATTCACAAGCATATAAAACCTGGAAGCGGTCTCGGTTCCAGTGCGGCAAGTGCCGCCGGAGCCGCCTTTGGAGCCAATATATTATTAGGAAACAAATTGTCAAAAGAGGAAATGGTCTATTTTGCCATGTTCGGGGAAGAACTGGCTTCCGGAGTACGACATGCAGATAATATTGCTCCATGCATCTATGGAGGAATTACCCTGGTAAAATCCACCAATCCCATTGATATCATTCCGCTGAACAGTCCTGATTTATTTGTAACTGCTGTACATCCGCAGGTGGAAGTGAAAACTTCAGATGCAAGACAGATTTTAAAGAAAAATATCACGTTGAAAAGTGCAGTAGAGCAATGGGGAAATATAGCAGGCCTGGTAGCAGGAATTCAGAAAAATGATTTCCCGTTGATTGGCAGAAGTCTTAACGATGTCATTATAGAACCAATCCGCAGTATTCTGATTCCAAAATTTGACGAAATTAAAACCAGAAGCTTGCAGTTGAGAGCTCTGGGAGGAGGAATTTCCGGATCAGGACCATCTATTTTCATGCTGTCCGAACAGGAAAAAACAGCAGAAAAAATTGCTCAAATGATGAAATCAGTGTATGATGAGATTGAAATAGAAAGTCCTGTATATGTTTCAAAAATAAATCCGACGGGTATTCAAGTTGTAGAAGAAAATTAA
- a CDS encoding thiopeptide-type bacteriocin biosynthesis protein, protein MTERKFIPGNEWLYLKIYTGIKTSDIILEEAIQLLIDYFIENNYIMKWFFIRYNDPKPHLRLRIKLNTTENYNKALEKIDYSFQPYVDSGEISSVAIETYIREIERYGQNTIEDAEAFFHRNSEFILQCLHYDDEEKIIVSFFYIDQLLNKLNLSFQEKLDWIRDSNDAFKKEFNADKKLNSQLDKKYRGFKPKFLDFLNSEDFLEERNAIVFNIEKCNSILKNILNHNEDQTLEMPLRIFFQSIFHMNINRMFVSNQRLFEMIIYDYLLRYYKMETFKNL, encoded by the coding sequence ATGACTGAAAGAAAATTTATTCCGGGAAATGAATGGCTGTATCTGAAGATTTACACGGGAATTAAAACATCAGATATTATTCTGGAGGAAGCTATACAACTCTTGATCGATTATTTTATAGAAAATAATTATATCATGAAATGGTTTTTTATCCGCTATAATGATCCTAAACCACATTTGAGACTAAGAATCAAATTGAATACCACAGAAAATTATAACAAAGCTCTAGAAAAAATTGATTATAGTTTTCAACCTTATGTAGATAGTGGAGAGATTTCGAGTGTGGCCATTGAAACTTATATCAGGGAAATTGAAAGATATGGCCAAAATACGATAGAAGATGCTGAGGCATTTTTCCATCGAAATAGTGAATTTATTTTGCAGTGTTTGCATTATGATGATGAAGAAAAAATCATAGTTAGTTTCTTTTATATTGATCAACTTTTAAACAAATTAAACCTTTCGTTTCAGGAAAAGTTAGATTGGATCAGGGATTCCAATGATGCTTTTAAAAAAGAATTCAATGCTGACAAAAAGCTCAATAGTCAATTGGATAAAAAATACAGAGGATTTAAACCAAAGTTTCTTGATTTTCTTAATTCTGAAGATTTTTTAGAGGAGAGAAATGCTATTGTTTTCAATATTGAAAAATGTAATTCAATATTGAAAAATATTCTCAATCATAATGAAGACCAAACTTTAGAGATGCCTTTGCGAATTTTCTTTCAAAGTATATTTCATATGAATATCAACAGGATGTTTGTATCTAATCAAAGACTGTTTGAAATGATAATTTATGATTATTTGTTGAGGTATTATAAAATGGAAACTTTTAAAAACTTGTAG
- the folB gene encoding dihydroneopterin aldolase — MSKIYLEDVRIYAYHGVLPEENIIGTYYILNVELHTDLWKAAESDDLHDTISYADINDILHKEMKIKSKLLEHVAGRIISTIHNSFPQIDYIKLKITKTAPPMQGEMTGASIELEKSFKPEN, encoded by the coding sequence ATGAGCAAAATATATCTTGAAGACGTAAGAATATATGCGTACCACGGCGTACTTCCTGAGGAAAATATTATCGGGACATATTATATTCTGAATGTAGAACTTCATACTGATCTGTGGAAAGCAGCAGAATCTGACGACCTGCATGACACCATAAGCTATGCGGATATCAACGATATTCTTCACAAGGAAATGAAAATAAAATCCAAATTACTGGAACATGTAGCCGGAAGAATAATCTCAACTATTCACAACAGCTTTCCACAGATTGATTATATTAAATTAAAAATCACGAAAACAGCCCCTCCTATGCAGGGAGAAATGACAGGTGCCAGCATTGAGCTTGAAAAAAGCTTTAAACCGGAAAATTAA
- a CDS encoding RDD family protein has translation MRKYLVVVDRNRAQKGIRLANFIIDRLVITLTFLTFGFVAALIFNLTNNDFFINLAYKMSEVNRFLDILITSLIYFMYTFLIEYFTKGRSVGKYITGSKVICIDGTEPTFNDYLIRNISRIVPFDALSFLGENGWHDKWSDTRVINIKNYQAEIQAKSEIEALGKKEIA, from the coding sequence ATGAGAAAATATTTAGTCGTTGTAGACAGAAACAGAGCCCAAAAGGGGATAAGACTTGCTAATTTTATTATTGACAGACTTGTAATTACTCTTACCTTTCTTACTTTTGGGTTTGTTGCTGCCTTGATATTCAACCTTACCAATAATGATTTTTTCATTAATCTTGCTTATAAGATGTCAGAAGTAAATAGATTTCTGGATATACTGATCACCTCTTTAATCTATTTTATGTACACTTTTCTTATAGAATATTTTACAAAAGGCAGATCTGTTGGCAAGTATATTACCGGAAGTAAAGTCATCTGTATTGATGGTACTGAGCCTACTTTCAATGATTATCTGATCAGAAATATTTCCAGGATTGTTCCTTTTGATGCCCTTTCTTTTTTAGGTGAAAATGGCTGGCATGATAAATGGAGTGATACAAGAGTAATTAACATTAAAAATTATCAGGCTGAAATTCAAGCAAAAAGCGAAATCGAGGCTCTTGGAAAGAAAGAAATTGCTTAA
- the thrC gene encoding threonine synthase has translation MKYYNLKDHLEKIDFREATIKGQGKEKGLFFPENIPQFDKEFIQNIHQYSNEEIAYRCMKDFVGDEIPSEILKEIVAETVSFEIPLVKISEQISILELFHGPTLAFKDIGARFMSRCLSYFLKDQQKKVTVLVATSGDTGGAVAHGFYKIPQINVVILYPKNRVSPVQEKQLTALGENISALEVNGSFDDCQNLVKQAFSDEEINRQLFLTSANSINVARWLPQQIYYLIALKQWIENHKEQPVICVPSGNFGNICAGLLTHFRGLPASHFIAACNANQVVPDYFKTQNYQPQKAVATLSNAMDVGDPSNFVRILELFGHQFEIIKNKVSAYSIDDDKTMNNITEVYEKYGYILEPHSAVAFAAMEQYLKENPGQKGYILGTAHPVKFPDAVEKAIHTQIEIPDSLNELMKKEKKTVEINSDFEELRRFLLHKI, from the coding sequence ATGAAATATTATAACTTAAAAGATCATCTTGAAAAAATTGATTTCAGAGAAGCAACAATAAAAGGTCAGGGAAAAGAAAAAGGATTGTTTTTCCCTGAAAATATTCCACAGTTTGACAAAGAATTTATTCAAAATATTCATCAATATTCTAATGAAGAAATTGCGTACAGATGCATGAAAGATTTTGTGGGGGATGAAATTCCATCAGAAATTCTAAAAGAAATTGTGGCAGAAACGGTAAGTTTTGAAATTCCTCTGGTGAAGATCAGTGAGCAGATTTCCATTTTGGAATTGTTTCATGGTCCTACACTTGCTTTTAAAGATATTGGTGCGAGATTTATGAGCCGTTGCCTGTCTTATTTTTTGAAAGATCAGCAGAAAAAAGTTACTGTTCTTGTAGCTACTTCCGGAGATACCGGAGGTGCTGTGGCCCATGGATTCTACAAAATACCACAAATTAATGTGGTCATTCTTTATCCCAAAAACAGGGTAAGTCCGGTTCAGGAGAAGCAATTAACTGCATTAGGTGAAAATATATCAGCATTGGAAGTAAATGGCAGTTTTGATGACTGCCAGAATCTCGTAAAACAGGCTTTTTCTGATGAAGAAATCAACAGGCAGTTATTTCTGACTTCAGCCAATTCTATTAACGTTGCAAGATGGCTTCCCCAGCAGATTTACTATTTAATAGCCTTAAAACAATGGATTGAAAATCATAAAGAGCAGCCCGTAATCTGTGTTCCGAGTGGAAATTTCGGAAATATTTGCGCCGGGCTTCTGACTCATTTCAGAGGTTTGCCCGCCAGTCATTTTATTGCAGCCTGTAATGCTAATCAGGTAGTTCCTGATTATTTTAAGACTCAAAACTATCAGCCTCAAAAAGCTGTTGCCACTCTATCTAATGCCATGGATGTTGGAGATCCGAGCAATTTTGTGAGAATTCTGGAGCTTTTCGGGCATCAGTTTGAAATAATAAAAAATAAAGTATCGGCATATTCCATTGATGATGATAAAACAATGAATAACATCACAGAAGTTTATGAGAAATACGGCTATATTCTGGAACCTCACAGTGCCGTAGCGTTTGCTGCAATGGAACAGTATCTGAAAGAAAATCCCGGTCAAAAAGGATATATTCTTGGTACTGCCCATCCGGTAAAATTCCCTGATGCTGTAGAAAAAGCGATTCATACTCAGATTGAAATTCCTGATTCATTGAACGAGCTGATGAAAAAGGAGAAAAAAACTGTAGAAATAAATTCAGACTTTGAAGAATTAAGACGATTTTTGCTTCATAAAATATGA